The genomic region CTCCTGTGATCTTATTCTGACTAAATACAGACCGAAAGAATAAGGCCCCGAAGATAAGGGTAAGCAAAGGTGTGGTAGCATTTAAAATAGACGCTATTGCGCTGTCTATTTCTGTTTCTGCATAAGCAAAAAGATATACCGGGAAAAATGATCCCAGGAAACCAGAGAGGATGATCCATTTCCATTGTCTTAAACTAAGCCGACTGATACTTTTAAATCCCACCAGGATCAAAAACAAGGCGGCGAAAATGATCCTGAAAGAACCTACCTGCATAGCAGTTAATCCAATGAGTGCTTTTTTAATTAGGATAAAAGAACTTCCCCAAACTACGGAAAGTATGATCAGATATATCCATTTCAGGTTTTTCAATGCCAGAAGATTTTAATTTACGATTGCGAAGATAAATTTTAAGTCACTTCCAGAATGAAAAAATCCATCCCAATTAGATCGGAATGGATTTTTATTAGTTTTTAAAAAATTTAACCTATTGATTCTCTGTTAGAGGTATAGGAAACTGTACAAAAACATCATCTCCTTCCCTGTCTATAGGCAGCTCATCCAATCTATCATACCTTCTCATATCTATCCACCTATGCCCTTCTGCATATAAAGAATAGCGTCTCTGGGTCAACATCTCATCTATGAGAGCAGCTTCAGAATTCGCTCCACCATAAGGATCAAGTCCCGCAGATTGACGAATTATATTTAAAGCATTCACGGCTTCAGATGGATTTGAATAGATATTGGCTTCAGCATACAAGAGGATCAACTCCTCATTTCTTATGATCGGAATTGCATCTGTATTCGACTTATAACGGAAAACCGCATGATCACCAGTAAGGAAATCAAATGTGAGCGGCTCACTTCTTTGAGCTACTTTACTTAACCTATCATCACCTTCTGCAGCATCTTCCAGAAAATCTGGCTGCACGATTCTAGCACCCGCAGTTGTGGCCTCAACAGGGAAGAACATAGGATTCAGAATATCTGTCTGGTCTGCGCTAAAGGTATAATAAACACCTTCATCCAACGAAGCATCAAGATCTAAAAATGAATCTTCAAGATAGGTAAGCACACTTGAGAACTCTCCCTGGTAAGCAGCAACCCTGGCTCCAATAGCTCTGTTCACTTCCAGGAATGAATCAGGCGTTGAATACCCTGTAAATCCTGATGGAAGCGTGAAAGGAAAATCATCTCCTCCACTTTGCAAGTCTGTTGCAGCTTCATCCAGTAAAGCTCGAATTTCGTTTAATGATTCAGAATAAGATAAAAATGGTCCAAGGTTATTCTGATCTGCCACATCTACCCTTATCCCATTCTGATAGGTAAGATTAAGATTAAGCAGAAGCTCATAAGCCTTGATGGTTTTAATAAAACCCTGTGTGGCACTGATCTCTGTATCGCTAAATTGAGCGGAAAGATCCTGCCCCTCAATGAATTCAAGGATCAGGTTCCCATTTTTCACAGTTCTGTACCTTGCGGCCCAGGGATTGGTGATATAAAAAGTGTTATTATCAAGAATAGCATCTCCTTTTCCCAGAAGATCGGCGGTAAATCTTGGATCTGAACTGGAAAATCTCCAGAATTCACGACCAATAACACCAAGATCATCATAATAGGTTCCCAGGCGAACTCTCATACTATAAAGCACTCCGCCTACCAGATCCTGCAAATCACCCCTGGTAAGATTATCGCGAAACGCGTCTACCTCGGGATTGTTCAGATCTGAAAACTCTTCCACGTCACAAGCCTGAGTTAAGGTTATGATCGCAAAGAATATGAATATTTTATTTATAACTTTTTTCATCATTTACGTATTAAAAATTAACTGCTAAGTGAAAAAGAAATCTCTTCGAAGAAGGAAATGGAGTTACGTCTACCCCTGTAAAGATCCCGTTAGATCCAAAGTTAGAAACCTCTGGGTCATAACTGTTATAATCAAAGATATTGATCAGGTTGCTACCCGAAAAACCTACTTTGATCTTATCTATAGTTCCATTCAGAAATCCGTCATATGCACTGGTTGGGATATTATAATAAAGCCCAAGTTCTCTTAATCTCAAGTAGGAGGCATCTTCAACAAATACTTCGGCAGAAGCTCCTAACTGGCTTACCCTGTATGGCCCGTTTCCTAACTCTCCCTCAGGATCCAGATCTATAGTATCATAATCATGACTGGTCCCGTTAAGATCTGTAAGCAGTGTAGTAAGGTTTACGTTCTCTCCTCCATTTTTCCATTGCCATACAAAGGAAAGATCAAAATTCTTATAGATCAACTCTGAATTGAATCCCATCTGGAAATCCGGTTCAGAATCTCCAAATTTCTGGAAACCATTTGGTCCTGGATTTGGTCCAATTCCCACGATTTGCGTAGCACTCTCACCTTCTTCTATCCTGAAGGTTCCTAAAGTGGCTCCAAAAGCTCCAATATTAAAAGGATCTACATCCAGTCTTGTGATTTCTGAAGTGTTCTTATAAAAATTAATTCCCAGGCTCCAGGTGAAATCTTCGGTAGCAACAGGAACAGCATCTAAAGAAAGTTCGATACCATTGTTTCTTAATTCACCGGCATTTACGAATTCTGTAGTAAACCCTGTAGAAGGCTCAAGCGCAGCCTGTAGAATTAAGTTTTCAATAGTTTTAATGTAGTAAGTAGCAGAGAAATTCAAACGGTTCTGGAAGAAACTAACATCAGTACCAAATTCAAGTTCTTTTTGTCTTTCAGATTCCAGATTACGATCTCCTCTTACTCCAATAAGGCTAATCCCAAGTAATCCATCTGTAGAAAAGGTATTATATGAAGTAAACAATGCTCCGAAAGGAGGAAAATTCCCGGCCTCACCATAGGCGGCTCTTAATTTAAACTGACCCCATTCGCTGGATTCATTCCAGAAACCGAACTCATTTAAATTCACGGCTAAAGAAGCTTTAGGATAATAGAATAACTTGTTCGCATCTCCATTATTAGAAGACTTATCCCCTCTTAAACCAACCGTAGCTATAAATTTATCCTGAAAATTCACCTCTTCCTGTACAAAGAACCCTGAATCTTCTTGCAGTAATCTGGTCTGGTCTACTCCGGTATTAGCTGCCTGGTCTACGTTAGTTTCAGATGCCACTAAACCGGTTGCCGTGATCAACTGGGTGTTTCTGTCAAAATATTCACGCGTTAAACCAGCCTGTGTCCTGAAATTAAGGTCATTCCCTGTGAAGAAATTATGCACCAGGAAAGCTGATAGGTTATAGTTCTTGTTTTGAGTATCTCCCTGCACAGCAACTCCATTCAAACCTCCATTAGAAGGCTTCTGGAATTGTAACTCTTTCGGGAATATTGCCCTGGTCTTAAGACCATAGAAGTCCAGACCACCACGAAGAATAAGTTCTAGATTAGAACTTTCAGCTCTATAAAGGTCAATATTAGCAGTTCCACCAACAATGAACCTGTTCACTGTTTCATTGTTTCTAACAAGATCTCTTGTTTGCAGCGGGTTAGATGCTCCGGCCGGGTTGTCTGGATAGATACCATCCTCATTTGGAAACAATTCCAACCATGGCGTAGTACCGGTTAAGGTAACACCAATAGAGGTTCCTGAATTATCGTTATTGAAGTAACCTCTATTCGCTGAAGAGTTAGTATAACTGGAACTAAGACCTAATTTTATGAAATCTGTTGGTTTATGATCCAGGTTCAATCTAAGAGAAGTCTTTTTATAACCTGTATTGTTTACGATTCCATCTTCATCGTTGTGGGTGATACCCGTATAGAATTTCGTTTTTTCTGTACCACCACTCATGCTGAAGTTAGTAATACTTATCAAGCCTTTTTCTCCAAAGATCTCCTTTTCATAGTCTACCAGCCTGTTTTCCTGTTGAGCCTCTACAAAACTTTGAGCCGCTTCATCACCAAAGCTATCTCGAACTCTTTCTTCGGTATAATCTCTTAACCCAAGAAGGTTTGTAACCTCTGTCCATCCCGTAGCCTGGGAAAAACTGAATTTTGTCTCCCCGGCCTTACCCTTTTTAGTGGTAATGATTACAACCCCGGCCGCTGCTCTGGATCCATAGATCGCTGCGGCAGATGCACCTTTAAGAATTTCAATATTCGCGATATCTTCAGGGTTAATATCCGCGATCCTGTTAGAAGGGTTATCCTGGTTAGAAGCACTTCCTCCAGCGGCTGCGGCAGACACCACATTAAGCCCTGCTGCGATTGAAGAGTTATCTATGTACACACCATCAATTATATAAAGCGGCTGAGTGTTACCCTGGATGGATGTAGCACCTCTTAATTTAACTGAAAGACCTCCTCCCGGAGCTCCTGAGTTTGCGCTAACTGTTGCTCCGGCAAATTTACCATATAAAGCACCATCTAGAGTTGGAGGCGGAGTTCGACCTGCGATCTCGTCTGCTGAAAGTGAAGACACAGCATTTGCAGCATTCGAACGCTTCACAGAAGTTGCCAGACCTGTAACGACCACCTCATCTAAGGCAGCGGCAGATTCAACAAATTCTACTGTCATCGGTGAATTGGTAGTGACCCTTATTTCCTGGGTTTCAAAACCTAGATAAGAGAAAACCAATGTTGTAGGCAGTGACTCTACAGTGATCGAATAATTACCTTCAAAATCACTGGTCGTACCATTGCTGGTTCCTTTCTCGATCACGTTAACGAACGGCACTACCTCGCCAGTGGCCTCGTTAATCGTTCTCCCCTGCAGAACTTCCTGAGAAAGAAGTATTGAAGGACAAAGCAGAAAGAAAATCACTTTGAAGTAACTCAAAGAAAATTGCTTCATAATTGTTAATTTTTAAGTTTGTTTAACAATTATATTTCTTTTTCTTAATGTTTTAACCTGTTTATTGAAGATTTTACAAACACGACTTGTTAATAATTCCATTTTAAACTTTCCATTAAATGCCGAATATCCTTTTTAAGATATTCTGCCGCTGGAACAATGGAATCAAAATTAGGAAGGCTTTCGAAATAGACAGAGCCGGTTAGGAAATGATCTGTACTGTCTGTTAAGTAAAACTGGGCCTGAGAAGCTGCATTGCCATCCACCTCGTAGAACATCCCATAGGTTTCATTGAAGTCATTTGTATATACATCACCCTCTATTACGTCTGCTTTAATCGTATGCTGAAGCGGTAACTTCTGGGCGTCTGTAAGTAAAGAATCGAGATTATTTTTTACCGGCTGATAAGTAATGAAGATCGATCCATTCATTTCATCATAGTCGAGCTGGATCCAACAGGGTATTCGGTTTCTAGAGGGAGAGATCTCGG from Gramella sp. MT6 harbors:
- a CDS encoding RagB/SusD family nutrient uptake outer membrane protein, with protein sequence MMKKVINKIFIFFAIITLTQACDVEEFSDLNNPEVDAFRDNLTRGDLQDLVGGVLYSMRVRLGTYYDDLGVIGREFWRFSSSDPRFTADLLGKGDAILDNNTFYITNPWAARYRTVKNGNLILEFIEGQDLSAQFSDTEISATQGFIKTIKAYELLLNLNLTYQNGIRVDVADQNNLGPFLSYSESLNEIRALLDEAATDLQSGGDDFPFTLPSGFTGYSTPDSFLEVNRAIGARVAAYQGEFSSVLTYLEDSFLDLDASLDEGVYYTFSADQTDILNPMFFPVEATTAGARIVQPDFLEDAAEGDDRLSKVAQRSEPLTFDFLTGDHAVFRYKSNTDAIPIIRNEELILLYAEANIYSNPSEAVNALNIIRQSAGLDPYGGANSEAALIDEMLTQRRYSLYAEGHRWIDMRRYDRLDELPIDREGDDVFVQFPIPLTENQ
- a CDS encoding SusC/RagA family TonB-linked outer membrane protein; protein product: MKQFSLSYFKVIFFLLCPSILLSQEVLQGRTINEATGEVVPFVNVIEKGTSNGTTSDFEGNYSITVESLPTTLVFSYLGFETQEIRVTTNSPMTVEFVESAAALDEVVVTGLATSVKRSNAANAVSSLSADEIAGRTPPPTLDGALYGKFAGATVSANSGAPGGGLSVKLRGATSIQGNTQPLYIIDGVYIDNSSIAAGLNVVSAAAAGGSASNQDNPSNRIADINPEDIANIEILKGASAAAIYGSRAAAGVVIITTKKGKAGETKFSFSQATGWTEVTNLLGLRDYTEERVRDSFGDEAAQSFVEAQQENRLVDYEKEIFGEKGLISITNFSMSGGTEKTKFYTGITHNDEDGIVNNTGYKKTSLRLNLDHKPTDFIKLGLSSSYTNSSANRGYFNNDNSGTSIGVTLTGTTPWLELFPNEDGIYPDNPAGASNPLQTRDLVRNNETVNRFIVGGTANIDLYRAESSNLELILRGGLDFYGLKTRAIFPKELQFQKPSNGGLNGVAVQGDTQNKNYNLSAFLVHNFFTGNDLNFRTQAGLTREYFDRNTQLITATGLVASETNVDQAANTGVDQTRLLQEDSGFFVQEEVNFQDKFIATVGLRGDKSSNNGDANKLFYYPKASLAVNLNEFGFWNESSEWGQFKLRAAYGEAGNFPPFGALFTSYNTFSTDGLLGISLIGVRGDRNLESERQKELEFGTDVSFFQNRLNFSATYYIKTIENLILQAALEPSTGFTTEFVNAGELRNNGIELSLDAVPVATEDFTWSLGINFYKNTSEITRLDVDPFNIGAFGATLGTFRIEEGESATQIVGIGPNPGPNGFQKFGDSEPDFQMGFNSELIYKNFDLSFVWQWKNGGENVNLTTLLTDLNGTSHDYDTIDLDPEGELGNGPYRVSQLGASAEVFVEDASYLRLRELGLYYNIPTSAYDGFLNGTIDKIKVGFSGSNLINIFDYNSYDPEVSNFGSNGIFTGVDVTPFPSSKRFLFHLAVNF
- the gldD gene encoding gliding motility lipoprotein GldD, yielding MRLILAILVIAFLCVSCKDDPKPKPKGFLALEYPEAKYERINIGCPYSFEKNGIAEISPSRNRIPCWIQLDYDEMNGSIFITYQPVKNNLDSLLTDAQKLPLQHTIKADVIEGDVYTNDFNETYGMFYEVDGNAASQAQFYLTDSTDHFLTGSVYFESLPNFDSIVPAAEYLKKDIRHLMESLKWNY